The Candidatus Cloacimonadota bacterium DNA segment ATGTTTAGAAAAACTGGACTATTACTGATGCTTTCTCTTATAATATGTTGCGGATTATTGTTCGCAGAAAAATCATTGGAAAGGATTGCCAATGAAATCGGAGTGGAAGGAGAAACTCTTTACAACGCTGGTAGTTATGTAGAAGCTGCTGCAAAATTTGAAGAAGCTATTGCAAAATTGAAAGAAGCAGTTCAAACTGATGGAATTCCAATGGATAAGGATAAGATAAATCAGTGGTGGCTTTACGCTTTCAATGGTTATTTTCAGGGTGGAGATTATGAAAATGCCATCAAAGCTCTTGATGCAAGATTGGAACTAAATCCCGGCAGCTGGGATCTTATCAATTACAAAGCCATAATCCTGAAGTCTAAACTGAATAGAATTCCTGAAGCTATTGAAGTTCTTAAAGCATACAATGCAAATAAGAGAAGCTTCAAAGTAGAAAAGAAAATTGCTGGTTATTATGTGGATATGGACGATAAGGAAAAAGCACTGGAATGGTACGAAAAAGCTTATGAACTGAAAAATGATTCCAAAGTTATCAAAAATATAGCTACTCTATATGTTCAGCTGGGAAATAATGCAGAAGCTGTGAAAGCTTATGAAGATTTTCTGCAAACCAATCCCCGCGAAAGTGTCCTTATTCAAACCTATAAGAATATGGGAAGTTTGTATGAAGATATGCAGCAGTACAATAAATCGAACACATATTTTGAGAAAGCTCTTGAAATGAAATACGATTCAGCAATCAATCTGCTACTGATATCAAATTATTACGATATTGATAAATATGATAAAGCATTAGAAAAAATCGATCAAAGACTTAGAAATAGCCCTGGTGATGCTGATGCCATCTATTTTAGAGCGATGATAAAATATAATCGTGGTAATAAAGTTGGAGCTAAATCAGATTTCGAAAAACTATTCGGTTCCAAATACGACAAACAAGCAAAAGGTTTCGTAGAAAGTATTGAATCTGAACTTTAAAAAAAAATAGGAATTATTATGAGAAATATACTGATTGCCGGCAACTGGAAAATGAATAAAACATTTGAAGAAGCCGAAGATTTCCTGGTAGAATTGAATGATAAACTGAAAGATATGCAGCTTACCAAAACAGAAGTTGCAATTTGCGCACCCTATGTCTATCTGGAAATGGCCTACGATCTGGCATTGGATTCTCCTTTGCTGATCGGAGCCCAGAATTGCAGCGAACATGACAATGGAGCATACACTGGTGAGATTTCAGCGAAAATGTTGTCTTCTATGGAAATGGATTATTGTATTGTCGGGCATTCAGAAAGACGTCAATATTTTGCGGAAACCGATGAAATGGTCAATCTGAAGATCAAAAAACTTCTTTTAGATGGCATCGATCCGATCGTTTGTATCGGCGAAACATTGGAACAAAGAGAAGAAGGCATCACAAAAGATCTAATTCTCAAGCAGTTATCCGGTGCATTCCAGGATATTGATTTTGAAGAACGAAATATTGTGATAGCTTATGAGCCGATCTGGGCGATTGGTACTGGAAAAACTGCTACTCCGCAGCAAGCTCAGGAAATTCATGCTCTTATCAGGAATTGGCTTACCGATACTTATGGAGAAGATATTTCTGAATTTACTCAGATCCTTTACGGTGGAAGCATGAAACCGGAAAATGTGGAAGAACTTTTGAAACAAGTCGATATCGATGGCGGACTTATCGGTGGTGCTTCACTTGATATTTCAAAGTTTTCATCGATGATAGATGTGGCTGTGAGTTTGTAATTTTAAAGTTATAAATTATTAAACCCACGGCTTCTGGTCGTGGGTTTTTTCATAATAAAAGTGTTATATAGAGGTTAAAATGTTAGATATTAAATTTGTCAGGGAAAATGCTGAATTGGTAAAAGAAGCAATTCAAAAGAAAAATGAGAAGGCAGATGTAGATAAGATTC contains these protein-coding regions:
- a CDS encoding tetratricopeptide repeat protein, with protein sequence MFRKTGLLLMLSLIICCGLLFAEKSLERIANEIGVEGETLYNAGSYVEAAAKFEEAIAKLKEAVQTDGIPMDKDKINQWWLYAFNGYFQGGDYENAIKALDARLELNPGSWDLINYKAIILKSKLNRIPEAIEVLKAYNANKRSFKVEKKIAGYYVDMDDKEKALEWYEKAYELKNDSKVIKNIATLYVQLGNNAEAVKAYEDFLQTNPRESVLIQTYKNMGSLYEDMQQYNKSNTYFEKALEMKYDSAINLLLISNYYDIDKYDKALEKIDQRLRNSPGDADAIYFRAMIKYNRGNKVGAKSDFEKLFGSKYDKQAKGFVESIESEL
- the tpiA gene encoding triose-phosphate isomerase; the encoded protein is MRNILIAGNWKMNKTFEEAEDFLVELNDKLKDMQLTKTEVAICAPYVYLEMAYDLALDSPLLIGAQNCSEHDNGAYTGEISAKMLSSMEMDYCIVGHSERRQYFAETDEMVNLKIKKLLLDGIDPIVCIGETLEQREEGITKDLILKQLSGAFQDIDFEERNIVIAYEPIWAIGTGKTATPQQAQEIHALIRNWLTDTYGEDISEFTQILYGGSMKPENVEELLKQVDIDGGLIGGASLDISKFSSMIDVAVSL